TGTCGATGGTCAGCTCCAGGGTGATGGTGCGGCTCTTCTCATCCACGCTCATGAAGGAGTGTTCCACGGAGTAGTTGACCCGGTCGTGGATGTCGAAGGTGGTGGGATCAGGGTTGCGCACACGGGTGCGGTGGACGTCGGACTTGTCGGAGAGGATCACCGCCGCGCCCACAGGGCTCACCGGCTCCCCGTGGGGCTCCTCGTGGTTGCCGATGGCGCCCATGACGATGGCCCGCTCCGTGGGATCCATCCCCAGCTCCTCCAGGATGCGGTCGGCCAGCACCGCCCCGGCGTACTCGTGGTTCTTCCGCCCTACCAGGTTGCCGATGTCGTGTAGGTAACCGGCGATGGCCGCCAGCTGCGCCTGCCGCTCCTCGGCTCCCAGCCGCTTGAGGATGTTGTAGGCGATGCTGGCCGTAAGGTTGGCGTGGCGCGTCCCGTGCTCTGTGTAGCCGATGGCGCCGGTGTACTCGTTGGCCTTCTCCAGG
This window of the Armatimonadota bacterium genome carries:
- a CDS encoding HD domain-containing protein — protein: MAATSPRKGRPAAGEAGPPPAVEVRPAVLPEEVKRHPAVVAYLEKANEYTGAIGYTEHGTRHANLTASIAYNILKRLGAEERQAQLAAIAGYLHDIGNLVGRKNHEYAGAVLADRILEELGMDPTERAIVMGAIGNHEEPHGEPVSPVGAAVILSDKSDVHRTRVRNPDPTTFDIHDRVNYSVEHSFMSVDEKSRTITLELTID